A window of Centroberyx gerrardi isolate f3 chromosome 19, fCenGer3.hap1.cur.20231027, whole genome shotgun sequence genomic DNA:
ACAATCATCTAAGTAATGTAGCgttaaagtaaagtaactaattacttttgtCTGTGAGTAATAAGTAATTCATGTAATTCAAGTAATGTGTAATTGCTTTTTTCGAGTAACAATCTCAACACTAATTGTGATTAGGAATAAGCGgttgaagaaaatgaaagactgaatgattgaatgaatatCATGTATTGCCCGTGACTTTaatcccccaccccaccccaccctcctttTCTCCCAGACCCCCCAGTACTCGTGGGACTCGGAGACGCAGGGCTGGCTGCTGGGAGCGTTCTTCTTCGGCTACCTGCTCACCCAGGTCCCGGGCGGCTACCTGTCCGGACATTACGGGGGGACCGTGTTCCTGGGCGGGGGGGTGCTGGGCACCGCTGCCCTCACCATGCTCACCCCCTGGGCCGCACAGTGGGGGTCCTACTGGCTGTTTGCTCTGAGGGCGCTGGAGGGGTTCGGGGAGGTAAGAGGGTGTTGGGCGGGGGAGAGGCGTTgggatttttgtgtgtgtgtgtttttacgtTTGTGTGTAAACGGATACAGAGAATACATTTGAAATAGCATCCAaattgatgtttgtgtgtgtgtttagatttCTGACTGTGTGCATCTAGGATAAAGACAATACACttttacagttacattttacaGTAGTGTTTAACTCCCATGAGTAAAATTCAGAAGGAAACATTGAACCCTTgctattttggtatgaaaattgtaaaatttaaagatattgaatataggcagaaaatatcagctatcggcagcttcggtacaaaaatattggtatcggccttcaaaatcccatatgGGTCGAATCCTATTTTACAGTTCCATATTTCTTATACAGAATCAaaattgactgtgtgtgtgtgtgtatctctgtctgtctgtctgtctcactctctgtctgtctgtctgtctctgtctgtctgtctcactctctgcctgcctgtctgtctgtctgtctctgtctgtctgtctgtctcactctttctctgcctgcctgactatctatctgtctgtctcattctctgtctgtctgtctgtctctgtctgtctgtctgtctgtctgtctctgtctgtctgtctcactctctgcctgcctgcctgtctgtctcattctctgcctgcctgtctgtctgtctgtctctgtctgtctgtctcactctctacctgtctgtctgtctcactctctgcctgcctgtctatctgtctcattctctgcctgcctgtctgtctgtctgtctctgtctgtctgtctcactctctacctgtctgtctgtctcactctctgcctgcctgtctatctgtctgtctcactctttctctgcctgtctgtctctccagggCGTGACGTTCCCGGCCATGATGGCGATGTGGGCTCGCTGGGCTCCTCCTCTGGAGCGTTCCCGCCTCATGACGCTCTCCGGAGCCGGGGCAAACTTCGGGGCCTTCGTGGCTCTGCCGCTCACCGGATACATCTGCCAAACCCTGGGCTGGCCCGCCGTCTTCTACCTCTGTGGTGAgcgagggaacacacacacacacacacacacacacacacacacacacacacacacacaaaatactcacacatgttcacacacattcatcatgACATACCAGGGTTTTCTCACAGGAATTTTGttaatgtttgatgttttttttcttgacagAACATTAATGACAACCAAGACAATAGGAcaacattaataataatgataagaataataataataaaaaagatcaGGAacaagaataaaagaataaaactaaaatataacaaacatacacacacatatctatcATGTCCGTTTAATATGCAAGAGAAATATACTTGATTCAGTTAGTTTGTGCTGTATCTGACAACTCAAATATTTGTAGATTAACGAAGGTGACCCTGCCAATAAATGCAGAAAGAAATGCAGTGCAAAAGTCATGTTTTGCAGTGACATGAAAGAAATAATTGGAGGTACTTATCTTACTCGATCTTACTTGCTAACTTTGCTAACTGCCGACATTTAAACAGTGCATTCTGATATAGAATGAACCTTAGCTTAAGTTGTAACATCCCAGAGTAATGGTTCAGTAATCTGTTCAGCAGATGCAGCGGTTGGACGCTGTGTTTCACATTGCTTTGTTCTCAGtgaaaataaaggcatgaataacaGAATTATTTCATAGTCGAGGCAGTGGTGtcgttttgttgttttgttgttttgttgttttgttgttttgccttCCTTCACTCTGAACCCTGCATACGAGCACATGTAGCTTCTTTTAATTATTTACTATCTTGTGCAATAAAAAGCTCTTGCATCACATCTTATAAATGCCCAAttgtaaatctctctctctctctctctctctctctctttctccctctgtctctctctctccctccttctctctctctctctcccctctgtctctctatctctctttctccctctgtctctctctctccctctctctctctctctctccccctctgtctctctatctctctttctccctctctttctccctctgtctctctctcctccctctctctctctctctctctctccctctgtctctctatctctctttctccctctgtctctctctccctccctctctctctctctctccctctgtctctctatctctctttctccctctctttctccctgtctctctctctccctccctctctctctccccctctctctctatctctctttctccctctgtctctctctctccctccctctctctctctctctctccccctctgtctctctatctctctctctctctctcctctgtctctctatctctctttctccctctgtctctctctcgccctcccctctctctctctctctctctccccctctgtctctctctctctctctctctctctcctctcctctctctctctctctctctctctctctctcccctctctctctctctctctctcctgcaggggGTGCTGGTTGCCTCTGGGCAGtgttttggtttcttttggtgTCAGATGACCCTCGCACCCATCGTCGAATCAGCGAACGGGAGAGAGATTACATCATCAACTCCATTGGACCCCAGGTAGGCTACACATGAAACACTGACAGAAGTTTGACACGCATCTTAAATTCTGTGATCTTGTTCTTGTAAATCTTTAAAAATGAGCTATCCATTTCATTTCTATTGTTTATTCTACAATGTTTCTCCTTACTCCAGAatattctcctcttccctcttctccctaATGGAAATATGTCTATGCCTTTTGATTTTTTATCTTTGATCATTCTAAAAATccatattgctgctgtcagggaaaaaacatgtaaactgaatgttttattttttctttctttcacttaaaTTGAAAGCTtacatgtttatgtgtttgtttatgagtTAAAACTCCACTGTATAATCTTAAAAAATACATCAGTGCAAAATGAGCATTCTTTTTCCACTCTCTTCTTGTAGGTATGTGTATTTTCTGTCCAACAACAGTGACATATGtgtagtattttatttttaaattcacCTAATCTTCActggcacccccccccccccccccccccccccccccagggaaCAGGTCATGGCTGGTCCGTGCCCCTGCTGCCCATGCTGCTGTCGGTGCCTCTGTGGGCGATCATCGTGTCCCAGATGTGTTCGAACTGCCTACTACACGCTGCTCACCTCCCTGCCCACCTACATGGACAACGTGCTGCACTTCGACCTCAAATCGGTGAGCTTCGGCTTCATGTGTTCATCCGTTTCCCGTTTGAAAATACAGGCAGATTTTGGGATcaagtgtttgttttgcagCGGAACAGGTGATATAATGAGGTATGCAGTTTTTTGTCGTAATATTCATGTGTATTCTATGATGGCGTATTTGGGCCATTGTAGGCGAATTTTCTTTTTACCGCAGCCGGGTCAAGGGGGTGTAATATTTCTTGAAAATATctgttttttcttgcaaatttcgAACTTTAATCCCAGAAattccgtttttttttctcgcaaatttctgactttatccTCAAAAATTCcgattctttttttctcacaaatttctgactttaatctcagaaattctgacttttttttgcaaatttctaactttaatctcagaatttctgacttttttttctcgtAAATTTATGACTTTCAGATTGGCCCATGGGTTAAGTAATGAGAACATACACACCAAAAAGGTCTAAGAGctgacctttctctctctctctctctctctctctccctctctccctctctctctctctctctctctctctctctccctccctctctctctctctctctctctctctctctctccagaatgCCTTTCTGTCGGCCCTGCCCTACCTGGGTGCCTGGTTTTTGTCGTTGCTCTCTGGTGTGATAGCAGACAGTCTGATCGGGAAGGAGCTGCTCAGCGTCACCGCCGTACGCAAGATCTTTACGCTCACAGGCAAGGGAACTTGTCCTCTCACATCCTCTTTGTGGtcatcattgtgtgtgtgtgtatgtgtgtgtgtgtgtgtgtgtgtgtgtgtgtgtgtgtgtgggctcctATGTTCACCTGTGCATGATTGTTTCTGTGTCTAAATGCTGTATGCAAGACTTTCACCCTCACATGCAAAGGTTACATGTTTTGAGGAAGTTAAAGGCATTCTCAAAAGCAATTTATTTAGGACTAGTTTGATCAACCCGTCTATGATGTAAATGTGTAAGATAAGTAAGGGATAAAAGTACAGCAATTATTGGCTCATTTTTGTAAAATGAGCCAATAAAGTGATTCAAGACCCTGACCAAAGTGGGGCTTCCTGTACATTATCGCCAAAGATgaatcatttgacacaaaaagttgatttgaaattattttattatgagCTAAAATAATTCACaagcttccaccaaaaaacTAGTCCAGCAGCactgtctgcagtaaccaaggagtaACGTCTTTTTGGCACAAGGTGTCGCAAgtttttataatttaatttaatttttattagaaatcaacaaaatggacctTGACTGCGGAGTGATATACTCAGATGAGATTATTAACAGACTTCTTACTTTGAGATCATTCATGTTTTGACTATTCAACAAATAATGTGACACTTCATTAATCCCCTTAGGGAAATTCTATTTTAGCTTAGAGTAAAGAGCCAGCTGTAAAATAACcctcctgcagctggtagggagtcAGTCTCTCAGTATCTGTGAGTAAAGGGAACTGTCCTGAGCGTAGACAGGTGTgaagggctgggtatcgtttaaaaaattacgataccagtaccaataccagtacccttaaagtgataccgataccaatagagtacttctttcgatacctttttttgtaagttttggtggcatctcggcacgctgaactgccaactccgtcacacacaccgcgctcgacttcaccaccacagactgtatgggttgtagctgctgcggtagcgggccaatcacacgtcgcattaaatcgaagaacgcttgcggtgattggctgcgagcaaaaccatacaaatagtcatttttttctagatctgtgtacaaaaagtatcgaatgcaggtatcgtttgactggagaagtttcgatactacttggtactgggttatttcagttgataccttaaaggtatcgagtaccaaTACCCCGCCCTAGGTGTGATGGTCAGACCAAAGGGTGAGTTAGACCAATTTATAACAGTTTAGTTAGTTGTGAATGAGTTCTGAATGGAGCAGTGCTGCCCCCATGTGGTTCGGCTCTGTCTGTGTATCCTGACTCGACTGACAACTCGTCGTGCTGTTTTCATAACTAAAATGTTTGGATATTCAGGGAAGGTTCGACAATAATTGTGTTGAATGAAATCAACACCTTGTTAAAGCATCATGGTTAAGGTGTATTAATCTTTACAGTCATCTCTCGATGTTTGGATGCAAAGCaacagagaaaggagaaaacaaaatgacataatGCAGTAAATCCCCCTTCGGTTGTCTATTTCATGCGTTTTTTCAACCAAACATAAAAAGACAATGCATCGTCAAAACATGGCACAAACCAAACCACTAATACCAGCAGCAGAATGCCGGTATTTCcttcgtttttttttaacacccctccctcctcctctctgtgagCAGGTTTGCTGCTGCCTGCAGCCTGCCTGGTGGCGGTGGGCTACGCCGGCTGCAGCGCCACCCTGACCGTCACCCTGCTCACCCTCTCCACGACCATCGGAGGAACCAGCGCCGCCGGAGTCTACATCAACCAGATAGACATCGCTCCTCGGTGGGTGCCTCTGCCTCGGCTCTGTAGTTTCATAAGGTTACATTATCTTAGGTTACGTTCTTACGCTTTCCCTTTGCCTCGAAATGTAGTCTAAGGTCTAATGTAGTCTGCACTAAGACCCAGATGCATGAAAACTAATATTATCACTAAGATACACTGTCTTCCAGATCTGTGTGCATGACTGTCTCTGAAATTATATTCAATAGCTGTCACACAGCATATAATTTAATagaaaggcaaggcaaggcaaactgaATTTATATAGAACATTTTAtccacaaggcaaattcagtgtgcgtcacagaaaacacaaaaaatacataatttgtctagtaaaattacattaaaaaagaaataaagataaaaataggtaaggataataataaaaaatagaaatattcttttaGCGTAGAATGgcattaagaaagaaagaaagaaggaaagaaagaaagaaagggtaaggataataatgaaacagaaataaatcaataaaaacaccTGTTACacctacatacagatgatttagtaAAAGGCCTCAGGAATGTTTTGTAACACATTTTAGGCGACTAACTGAAATCACTCACTTTTTGAAGATATGTGACACCACCAAAATATTTCCAATGcatgtgtctcctctcctcaccagGTACGCAGGCGTCCTCCTGGGAATCACCAATACCTTCGGGACCATCCCGGGTGTCCTGGCACCTATAGTTACCGGCTACCTGACCGAAGACGTAAGTCCCTCAACACAAACTTGTTGTTTCACCCTCATCACCTCACCGGTCACTCAGATCATCAAATGGATTTAAATGCTCATATAGTAACAAAACTTTGTCAACACAGTATACAGGTAGACATATAGACAGAtcaacaggcacacacacacacacacacacacaagggtggaagtaactcattacatttactcatgttactgtaattgagtagtgtttttgtgtacttttttgagtatttttttaaagtgaataatttaacttttatttaagtatgtttttattGAAGTATTGAaattcactacattttaaatcgcatccattacagaggacagattttgtggctctccataagcatcagaaactggattatttactttatttacactttattttgtaatatctaattttttgttttttagaatcacatggaaaagatgaCATCTAACAATGTactcttttctaaaaaagtaactcagtaacttttactgagtatattttaaatgagctactttttacttttacttaagtagatttttacaccagcactattacttctacttaagtaaaatatcagcaaaataACAATACTaatacttgagtaggacattctagtactctttccaccactgcacacacacaaactagggttcgaccaatgtggatttttgaaggctgacaccaatatatatatttttggattgatcattgaatattttgaatttgattGAATTTGTCAATATCCAGTAacttttaaatttgaccatgtttatgccaaaaaatttttttaaaaattacagGGATTCAGGTTTTTTCCCCAAGTACTTTAGGGTGGAAAAGttcctgaaacagcatttagaccatcatgggacactaaaactgatTGTGAAATCCAGACTAAGTTGCTGACAGTACACAACATACAGTTAGGTAAGACACTCACATAGTCATTGCAGTGACCTGCTACTGATGtcccctcttcttctgtggtgtcaGCACTCCCTGGAGGGCTGGAGGAGAGTGTTCTGGGTGGCGGCCGGGCTCAACGCCATCGGTGCGGTCGTCTACACGATATTCGGCAGCGGAAAGCTCCAGAAGTGGGCCATGAccgaggaggagagggcagaggCCGAGGGCAAGAGAAACCGCCCCGTCTCCGCATAAAGACAGATAGAAACTGTGACAGGTGTACTGCCATTATGAAAGACAGATACTGGAATAAGATAGAAAGTGAGAGGTCTGTCTCCCTAAAGCGAGGTAAACAGGCAGATACAGGATTGACAGTTTACAAAGATAATAAAAGAGTGAGAGGTGTGTCTCCGCACAAAACACAGAAGGGCAGATGTGCTTTtcatcacagacagacagatcgaGAGCGATATTATTAACAAAACCTGCCTTCAACAGGGTGAGGGCATAACGTTCATATCATTATACCAGGACAGAGTGTTGTTGTCAAAACGTCGGTTTAAATGTCGGGAAATTGTGTCTCCATTTGACCGCTTAATGCCCACACAGGATTAACTGAAGATTGTGTAGcagttttcttttaaaatactacattataatcatattttaggtacatttttaaaagaggaaaggggaggatgGGGGGATTTTTAAGAGAACAAGGTGTAGATGCATCTCTACTAGGAAGATAAACAACTGGATTTAGTATTTATGATGAGATGTGAGACTCCTAGATAGAGCTCACTGACATTATACCGCCTTGATTCACCATCTACTGGGCATTCATCGTTTTTTCCAAACAATAGATCATGATTCCTTCTGCTTTTTTGATACAGCAtggcctctctttctctttgtgctTTACACAACACTGTCCTTAAAAATGAACAGGACTAAGATTGACCAGTGAGATATTCAGTGTTTAACATTCAACACCTCAGGTTGGAGCAAATCGTCACCAGCTGTGTGatctttttgtgtattttttaatgtttttctttgaCTGTGAATAAGATAGGACccaatgttttttatttaatattttaagaaaaaatgcattttaaagaaAAGGATCtctacttattattattattattattattattattatcaaccACATGCCTTTTATAGTTACATTGTTTACAGCTGTATCTGTTTTCGGACCACAAACTGTCCAGCAGGACCAATGGAAGTACCTTTCATATATTGAAGTAAACCAAAAGCCTTATATCTGATAATGCTGCCGATGCGTTACGTAACATATTAAGCTATTTGCTGGAtgttttttatccaaagcacctggACTTGCATGGTGCTTTCAAGTTCGCTGTCCCATCAAGATGCAGCCAGCGCTGTAAACTTCTTCGACCCAAATAATCGCTGTCTTTATGGAATATAGGATGTTTTAAGAGTCTGACTGTTTTTGTCGACCCGTATATCACAGTGCACTGTGATTGTAATATGATGTTCTTAAAACGGATGCAATAATGTTTTTACCTTCTTTGTACTTTGGAAATGTATGATGTTGTTCAAAtgctttgtattttattgtgaaaagAATCACAGTTTGTATTTCTATGTGAAAGTAAAATCAGCAATATCTAAACGGATTCATGAGTCACATTTTGAGAATttcatgctctgtgtgtgtgtgtccagaatATTGTGGTTTGACATGTTAACATGTTGTAAGTTTATAATCGATTATAATGTAGATGGATGATACTCCCAGCAGCAAGCAACAAGGTGAGACAGAGGGTGAAAAGCCTGTAATCAAATGTTTTCAGGTAAGAAGACCTTCCTCTGTTGCTAAACCAACGATGCTGAGGCAACGTCAGCTGCTGTTTGAGACCCTTTACCTCGTCCGTCTGCTGTAGATGCTGAATTACAAATACATGGCCattaaatgtatcaaaataaatacaaaaaatacctGGTGTCAAGAAATGCATTTAATTAAAATACATATCATTTGTATTTCCAGAATACAAAAATGCATTTGAGAAACATTTACATTATTCCAACAGTAACACAAAATAGTATAAAATAGTAAAGTAAAATAGTAAAGTATGAGACCATGAAGCTTTCCAGTACATAAAAAACAAGTGCCATGCATGAAAACCATCACCAGTAATAAAATGCCACAATGAGATCCCAGTGCCACATAATACTGCCCTCTTTCTGAGCTTTAGCTTGCAGTTTTAAATAAGTTACGTTAGCACATACAGTACGTTTTTATTCACAGTGGTTTGATCTCTCAAACAGTGCATGGATAGTAGGGGCCAGAGGCCGAGGAAGCATCAAAACAAATAGTACTACTAAAAGTATCTTGATACAAATGACATCTTAATATTTTCCTGCTGGACAAatataaattacaaaatactcaaaagtaattaaatatgtatttcaaatacacaaaaatacactaCCTAGACTTAGAAATCAGAACAACTGAATAGCTTTATACTGTTTGATTATTTGTAACAATTTTCCTTCATATATACCAGAGCCAAGTGTTTAATAAAGATGAAAAGAATGGGTTTTGACTATGTAGTTAATAGAATGTATTGATAGTTTGAGGGAATTTGACATAATGTAGTTAATCTGATGGAGTGTGATCATTATGTACAGGAACAAGTACTTGATGGCATATGGTCACCTTTAAAGGTGCAAACTATGTAAATGTCCTGCCAATGCATCACTGATGTATTTGTGCATTGACTTTCACTAATTTATTGATGATTATGGGTATGTGGTGGTCCCTCCACTCATCTATCTATTGTCCCcttttgttagtttgtttgtttttttgttttctgttttctgttgggaCTGTGATGGATTGTTCTGGATATGTACAGAGACTCACTGTAACAGCAAATGTTTACCCACTGGTCACCTATAGACCTTAATTTAGATACCGCGGCCGCCCATCTCGGGAGGTATGTACTCTCAGCCAGAACATCCAAGGTTGCCTCATTAATCCTAACTACAACCAATAAACAGTACTATTCTCTTATTGATAAATCAGGGGCTATGCCTTCTCTTGTCAAAAGAGAAGCTGCTGCGGTTCATCCTCCATGATCAAACTGAGGAGGAGGGTTGTCATCATCCAGTCCAGGACCATCAGCAGCGTCTCTAAAAAGTGTAAGATGACATCCCAGAGTGAGTATCTTTCTGCCCACAGTCATACATACTGTGGCTATGCTGCCTATTCAGTGAGCACAAACCTGTCTCCGTTTCCCCCAGCAGTTGTCACATTTGTCAGGGCTACACCCACATCCGGTTCACTGAAAGAAGTTCATATTTAACATGAGCAAGTGTTGGTAATGTGATCTGTCTATCTGTGATGGAACCTAGtgactcctccctctcttttgaaTCTCACATTAAGTCCATCGCTACGTCGGCATTTTTTCCATCACCGAAATCCAACCAATTCTATCACTGGGGGACTCAGTGACTTTAATTCGTTTCATCAAGGCTTGATTACTGCAATTCTCTCTTCTCCAGCCTCCCAATTTCAGCTCTTAGATCGCTCCAATTggtccaaaatgctgcagccaTAATTTTAACTGGAACTAAGAAACATGATCACATCACCCCCGTTTTGATCAAACGACATTGGCTCCCAGTACAGGAAAGAGCAGACTTAAGATAATTTACACAAACTTAAAACACACTTACTCTCTAAATCCCATGGTGTAGCCTAAATAGTCTAGCTGGTCCAATATCCAAGATCATGTAACATTCTTCTTCCTTATGTACTGGTTTATTTCCCGTGTATAGTTTCATCCTTGTTTTATACTGATATTTCATTATATTCTATGGGATATGAgctgtttttactgttctttTAAATGTATCTTTTGTAAAGTGTGTTGGGACTTGTgataatgcactttaaataaattgaaCTTAATAATGTATTTTACTTACTGTTTTTGCTGTCTATTCCGCCTCTCGTTTCGCCTGTAATAAAAGTgagatacattttaattttaattgaaTACCATTATATAACATGGGCGCATTTCTGTGGCAAACCTTTGTCAATTGCACCTTTTCACACAGAAGATCCCAAGTGCAATCGAAGCACCTAGAAGCACTAGGACTACTGCACCTGTGGCAACAAGAGATGGATATTTCAGATAACTGTATAAATACACGATGCACGCACCACATCGTAAAGTTTGAATCTCACCTTATTATCTTTAGTTTGGATAGCGTTTGAAAGACAAGCATTCCCGTCCTGAGCGAAAGCAGGTGAAGCATTCCCAAGacacagaagaggacagagcAGAAGCAAGTAGGATTAGCAGCAGGGACCTGTATCAAGAAATATTCTTTTTCAGAATTTAAAGAATAATATATCATAGACTACATGGGTTTAAAGGTGTGAAAGGTTTAGGTAAGACGTACCACTGGCTGCTGACAACAGTCGCTAACCCAGAAGCAGAAGAAATGTGGCGTAAGCAGACGAAGCAGCAGATTTAACGGTGTTCAGCACTCACCCGAAACTCCGCCGATGATTTTATATCGTTGGGCCTTAGAATTTTCTTCACCATCGTTGGATGTCGGTGATGATGTCATACCAGCTGCAGGCAAAAGGAAAAACTCCAGTCAATGATCAATCGAAACAATGACCTGTGTGATCTGACGTGACGTGACGCAGGGCCGGACTGGGACGAGAATTGAGGGTGGGAGTCTTAGTCCCAGGGGTCTCCCGGTGGTCTCCCCGGGGTGCACACAGAGACCCTATTGGCCATTGCAAACAAGCCACATCTCACGAAATGGCTCTGATGCCATAACAGCAATACTTATGCCTACCAAAACTGTTGTACCATAATCAACTGTGGTCTCAAAAGTGCCAGATTTTTGTCTGCTAACGTCTTCGTGGAAATCCATTCCACACAGACCTACACAGTCCCAACACCCCATTCCACATGGGTCACATCTTCATTCACTACAAGCTCGAACCCGCTGTTTCTCCACTGCTACtgcatgctgctgctctctccaccATTGCAACGTAAGAGCAGAATTTCTTCTTCAGTTTCCTGCCTTACAGACCATAGTAAATCTCTCCCTTTTACCACAAAGCCACACAATAAACAAAACGATTTGACTCACACTATCTGACATTGTTATCAACTGTTTACAGTGTGGCCAAGAGGGACCTTTGCTGCAACAGCTAGCCAAATGTGCTCTCAAAATATCAGCTACACATCCATATgactttttcagtgttttcctgcACCTGTCAGGTCCTCAGAGCGCTCCTGGTGGTCAGAGGGACAGAGGCTGGCAGCGTCTCCAccttagagggaaaaaaaaaaaacacagctctTTACTTTCACTATAGTTTCCAGGCgtttatttatgcatttcaCACTTTAGCCTCTATTCATACATACTATCAATACAATCCGTGACAATCACACATTCAACAACTGTGGCGTGACGTGATATTAGATCGAATAACCTGAGTTATTGGtagacatttaccaatacacaggatatgatgctGTTGAGTTTTGATGAGGAAAATGGGGACAAGTCCAGTTTacttatatagccctttatcacaggtATGTCTCAAAGGGTTTTACATACCATATCATATACTATACTGCATCATATACTATACATGCCATATGCTATAGCCTACTGGATCATATCatatcaaacacactcacattcatgcttatgggcaatttagagtctccaattcacctgacttgca
This region includes:
- the LOC139908389 gene encoding LOW QUALITY PROTEIN: sialin (The sequence of the model RefSeq protein was modified relative to this genomic sequence to represent the inferred CDS: inserted 2 bases in 1 codon) is translated as MPSQNGYVINSAPSDEREDSEPLLENETAVPPQCCSARLNLAILMFLGFSVVYGLRVNLSVAMVAMVNTTDPRPALNSSVVPACPAPAGKDNTSQSLSQPDGTPQYSWDSETQGWLLGAFFFGYLLTQVPGGYLSGHYGGTVFLGGGVLGTAALTMLTPWAAQWGSYWLFALRALEGFGEGVTFPAMMAMWARWAPPLERSRLMTLSGAGANFGAFVALPLTGYICQTLGWPAVFYLCGGAGCLWAVFWFLLVSDDPRTHRRISERERDYIINSIGPQGTGHGWSVPLLPMLLSVPLWAIIVSQMCSNXAYYTLLTSLPTYMDNVLHFDLKSNAFLSALPYLGAWFLSLLSGVIADSLIGKELLSVTAVRKIFTLTGLLLPAACLVAVGYAGCSATLTVTLLTLSTTIGGTSAAGVYINQIDIAPRYAGVLLGITNTFGTIPGVLAPIVTGYLTEDHSLEGWRRVFWVAAGLNAIGAVVYTIFGSGKLQKWAMTEEERAEAEGKRNRPVSA